A stretch of Caenibius tardaugens NBRC 16725 DNA encodes these proteins:
- a CDS encoding two-component system sensor histidine kinase NtrB has translation MTEAPSGESQLASLNLAVILLDPDVKIASANPAAEQFLGLGMSRIAGKRLENLVRFSELRLHDWLERGDTPISAHAVSISMRNQPDMRVDLTLSPVTGSPGWQVLTFQESASVGGLDDDAGQSVRTPAILAHEIKNPLAAIRGAAQLLARKLTASELSLTGLIVDEVDRIAKLIDRMQSLGREQAEPVAECNLHEVIRRARAVVGAASDDRVQLVEEFDPSIPAVLGNADGLVQVLINLISNARDACQSSQKPQVIIKTRFVSGFVMNAVRLGRSTRLPIQVRVSDNGPGVDAALRDHIFEPFVSSKKNGQGLGLALVKKLIRDMDGRITHERDQAEGWTHFTIHLPMAKPAGGKRAA, from the coding sequence GTGACAGAAGCCCCTTCCGGAGAGAGCCAACTGGCCAGCCTTAATCTGGCGGTTATTCTGCTGGACCCGGATGTGAAAATTGCCAGCGCCAATCCCGCGGCTGAGCAATTTCTCGGCCTTGGGATGAGCCGCATCGCGGGCAAGCGGCTGGAGAATCTCGTCCGTTTCAGCGAACTGCGCCTGCACGACTGGCTAGAGCGGGGCGATACCCCGATTTCAGCACATGCAGTGAGCATCAGTATGCGCAACCAGCCCGACATGCGCGTCGATCTCACGCTCTCACCCGTCACGGGTTCTCCGGGCTGGCAGGTGCTCACATTTCAGGAATCCGCAAGCGTTGGCGGACTGGACGATGACGCCGGGCAATCGGTCCGCACCCCGGCCATTCTCGCGCACGAGATCAAAAACCCGCTAGCGGCAATCCGCGGTGCGGCACAATTGCTTGCACGCAAGCTGACCGCTTCCGAATTGTCGCTTACTGGCCTGATCGTCGATGAAGTCGATCGGATCGCCAAACTGATTGATCGCATGCAATCACTGGGGCGAGAGCAGGCTGAACCCGTGGCCGAGTGTAATTTGCATGAGGTGATCAGGCGCGCGCGCGCAGTGGTGGGCGCCGCTTCTGATGATCGCGTGCAACTGGTGGAAGAGTTCGACCCCTCCATTCCTGCGGTGCTCGGCAATGCCGATGGTCTGGTTCAGGTGCTGATAAACCTGATATCGAATGCCAGAGATGCCTGCCAAAGCTCTCAAAAACCACAAGTTATAATCAAGACGAGATTCGTAAGCGGATTTGTTATGAATGCCGTCCGCCTCGGACGTTCCACACGTTTGCCGATACAGGTCCGCGTCAGCGACAATGGGCCTGGCGTGGATGCAGCATTGCGGGATCACATCTTTGAGCCCTTTGTATCGAGCAAGAAGAACGGGCAGGGACTGGGCCTCGCGCTCGTGAAAAAACTCATACGCGACATGGATGGCCGGATCACGCATGAACGTGATCAGGCAGAGGGGTGGACCCATTTCACTATCCATTTACCGATGGCCAAGCCCGCAGGAGGCAAACGCGCCGCATGA
- a CDS encoding sigma-54-dependent transcriptional regulator — protein sequence MTERILLVEDDLSIAIVIKTALEAEGLLVDHCESIAGRNQLLATHTYAALLTDVVLDDGDGIESLGEVRENYPELPIIILSAQNTLDTAVRATDTGAFEYFPKPFDLDELVRAVRQAAEARSPVAAEQDANMGGLPLVGRSRAMQGVYRMITRVLHNDLTVLILGESGTGKELVAEAIHQLGARRNGPFVAVNTAAIPGELIESELFGHEKGAFTGAVARNIGKFEQANGGTLFLDEIGDMPLEAQTRLLRALQSGRIRRVGGQDEIAIDVRIIAATHRDLRPLIVEGRFREDLYYRLNVVPIQMPPLRDRADDIGPLSRHFLAQAMEDGLPRHTLDDGAIDLLERQSWRGNVRELRNFIYRMALLAREDTIDAGVVESFLDEKPAPLASEIAVDFTTALNFWLRETEPASGTVYHTALAAFEKPLFEHALLETGGNQLKAAQLLGINRNTLRKRLGELAIDPDIFAPRL from the coding sequence ATGACTGAACGGATACTTCTGGTCGAAGATGACCTTTCCATCGCGATTGTCATCAAGACCGCTCTGGAGGCAGAAGGCCTTCTGGTCGACCACTGCGAGTCCATCGCCGGCCGTAATCAGTTGCTTGCCACTCATACCTACGCCGCCCTTCTGACTGATGTTGTACTGGACGATGGCGACGGGATTGAAAGCCTTGGCGAAGTTCGCGAAAATTATCCGGAACTTCCGATCATCATCCTGTCTGCGCAGAACACACTTGATACCGCTGTGCGCGCAACGGATACGGGCGCATTTGAATATTTTCCGAAACCTTTCGATCTGGATGAACTTGTTCGGGCCGTGCGCCAGGCAGCAGAGGCGCGCTCGCCTGTCGCTGCGGAACAGGATGCCAATATGGGCGGCTTGCCGCTGGTAGGCAGAAGTCGCGCGATGCAGGGCGTTTACCGCATGATTACGCGTGTCCTGCACAACGACCTGACCGTGCTGATCCTGGGGGAATCCGGCACCGGGAAAGAACTTGTCGCGGAAGCCATTCATCAACTCGGGGCCCGCCGCAACGGACCGTTTGTCGCAGTCAACACCGCGGCCATCCCGGGCGAATTGATTGAGAGCGAACTGTTCGGGCACGAGAAGGGCGCTTTCACCGGCGCTGTCGCGCGCAATATCGGGAAATTTGAACAGGCAAACGGCGGGACACTGTTTCTCGATGAAATCGGTGACATGCCGTTAGAGGCCCAGACGCGGTTGCTGCGCGCCCTGCAATCAGGGCGGATCAGGCGGGTCGGCGGGCAGGATGAAATTGCCATTGACGTTCGCATTATCGCGGCCACCCATCGTGACTTGCGCCCGTTGATTGTCGAAGGGCGTTTTCGCGAAGATCTTTATTATCGCCTGAACGTCGTTCCCATTCAAATGCCGCCATTGCGTGATCGTGCCGACGACATTGGCCCGCTGTCACGTCATTTTCTGGCGCAGGCGATGGAGGATGGCCTGCCCCGGCACACCCTGGATGATGGGGCGATCGATCTGCTTGAACGCCAGTCCTGGCGCGGAAATGTGCGTGAACTGCGCAACTTCATCTATCGCATGGCCTTGCTTGCGCGCGAGGACACCATTGACGCCGGTGTGGTTGAAAGCTTTCTCGACGAAAAGCCCGCTCCTCTGGCGTCCGAAATTGCGGTCGATTTCACAACTGCCCTTAATTTCTGGCTCCGTGAAACGGAACCAGCCAGCGGTACGGTATACCACACTGCGCTGGCCGCTTTTGAAAAACCCCTATTCGAACATGCCCTGCTCGAAACAGGTGGAAACCAGCTCAAAGCTGCGCAGTTACTCGGTATAAACCGCAACACCTTGCGCAAAAGGCTGGGGGAACTGGCGATCGATCCCGATATTTTCGCGCCGCGCCTCTAA